From Melitaea cinxia chromosome 16, ilMelCinx1.1, whole genome shotgun sequence, a single genomic window includes:
- the LOC123660964 gene encoding chymotrypsin-1-like, with amino-acid sequence MVSKVARAPRETIPSQLEDHFYHVDASDRIVGGSVATEGSVPYMVALRVGFLTKWLICGGSIITDRHVLTAAHCIDAVHSDRTFRLAGGTLSSVLLELIVYTVDGSTCLRAIDEHCDLSGQNIKYEPEIELCAYNTDGRGGDSGGALVLAGGEQVGLLSWGCACGGAPAVFARLGAYREWVRGVLVNE; translated from the exons ATGGttagtaaggtggccagagctcctagggaaa CTATTCCATCCCAACTAGAGGACCATTTCTACCATGTGGATGCAAGCGATCGTATCGTTGGGGGCTCGGTGGCAACTGAGGGTAGCGTGCCTTATATGGTTGCCTTGAGAGTTGGATTCCTCACCAAGTGGTTAATTTGTGGTGGATCTATAATCACCGACCGGCATGTGTTAACAGCGGCGCACTGCATTGACGCCGTTCATAGTGATCGTACCTTTAGGTTg GCAGGTGGAACACTATCAAGTGTTCTGTTGGAGCTGATCGTTTACACGGTGGACGGAAGTACTTGCTTGCGAGCTATCGACGAACATTGTGATCTTTCAGGACAGAATATCAAATACGAGCCGGAAATTGAACTGTGTGCCTACAATACTGATGGAAGGGGC GGTGATTCGGGCGGCGCTCTCGTGCTGGCCGGCGGGGAGCAGGTGGGGCTGCTGTCGTGGGGCTGCGCGTGCGGCGGCGCGCCCGCCGTGTTCGCGCGGCTCGGCGCTTACAGGGAGTGGGTGCGGGGGGTTTTAGTCAATGAATAA